In Phaseolus vulgaris cultivar G19833 chromosome 7, P. vulgaris v2.0, whole genome shotgun sequence, the genomic stretch CATCTAAGTTTTTTTGCTTCAAATCGATCACCCTTTTACAGATTCTACTTGTTCTAATGCTTGGAAACAAAGACAAAGCACACAAACAGCACACCAAACCCGATGAACAAGAATTCAAGACACAACATGAAACATGGTCCAAGGTTCAAATTTGCCCCACCCCACAAACAAAATCATCAAGTTAAGCAAAAGGGTGATCACAGAAAACACCAACTCTTGACAGGAACATTGAATTTCACAATATGAAACATGGTACTAGGTTCAAATTTCACCCACCCCACAAACAAAATCATGAAATTAAGCAAAAGGGTGATCACAGAAAACACCAACTCTTGACAGGAACATTGAATTTGACCTGGGAGTGTAGAGCAATTGCTTTGCCTCTAAGCTGGTTGAAACGCTTCTTGCCAACTATGTTTCGAGTGATGACCACAAGAGGTGCAAAGATACCTTTCCCTTCATTCACATTCTTCATCATTGGCTGCAATCTCACTGGCTTTCCCCTCCCCATGCGAACCTGTGATGTCACTGACTTGGCCAACATGGTGTAGTCCTCACCAACAATCGAAGTGCCCCAACTTCCATAGAAGGAAGAACCAACACACCCAGTTGCAGAAAGTGAAGTAGCCATTTGTTTATGCTTTCTTCCCTCTCTCACTGTGGTTTTTGTGGTTTCTTTTTAGCCTCTTGTTGGAGCTTGAGATAGATGGTTCTCATGGCTTATATTGTGCTTGTAAAGGAAGGGATATGTGTGTGTAAATTGGAGAACCAGTGGTTTGAAATTGGAGTGTAGTGTGATTCACAACATCCAAGCATTTGGAGCCACACATATTGGTGGTTTTgctttttagtttttttgtgCTTAATTATGAAATTCCACAACTCAAATATGACTCAACTTCATGGTACCAAGCTACTTGGAGAAGATCTACATCTCAAATTCTACTGGATAACACGTATTTTCTAGGGTCATCTCTTCATCAATCACAATTTTTTAAGTGAACAAAAACAAATGCTTCGGATCTCAACATGTTCTTCATTAACAAAATGGTGCTTATAGAATCTAATTTTTATACAAATTGTTATATGATTAAAGATTCAAAATTATTACAAAAGTTTACATTTTTTGTTAGATAAGAACAAGAAAATGTAAAACGTTGTTTAAATTGTATGGAAAATTATTAGCAAAATGTGTAGAACAGGTTTTCTATAAAGTTATTGGCATATAAATTTTCCTATCAAAAGcatattcattaaaaaaaatcatttaataaaaattaattttaaagacaaaaaataattagttgttatattgacaaaattaaatactattataaaaataaaaaaatattgatatctggattagtttctattaataataaataatttttaaattggtatttaattagatatcaagATTTTACTTactaactttaaaatataaataattggttgcTAAAATTtagatagttaattagatatcaatttataaattatttattataatataaactaatttaaatatcaataatttttttgtctctaaaatagtatctaatttatccactatacaaattaataattttttttatctaaaattattttttatttaataattttatattaataattgataaaaatattccaatattatttttgttacaaAATATTCTTGATATATGGTTTGGAAAACGTGTGAGCAGAAGAAAAAGTGTAGAGATTCTAGAACTTCAAAAAATTGACTAAACCTAGTAAAATTGCATTTTGTTCATATTTTTCAGCATAGTCTAATTATAATGCCGGCAGAATTATGCGAGTTTGACAAGTAGATATATGtggtaaaatatataataatactaaataactatttttagtagatgtattatgtattataattatatacttatttaaataaataattgatagttaaaatcttaatagctaattagataccaatttaaaatttatctaacaataataaaaattaatttaaaaattaaaaaaaaattaaaatagtctttaatttaatcactatatcaattaattattttttatctttaaaattaatttctattttatgattttcttgtagtgatttgacagaataaataattacaatgattttgttattaatttgCTAACAAATTAGTCTgggaaacatttaaaaaatcaaataaagtaaaaattcaaaatatattgaaaattatttgaatttatttttattgatgaaataaaaaataaatgaaagaaaaatagatGAGTCATTGATGGTGGATTGGTTACCAACCCTAATTAGGTGGCGAAATGGCAGCGATGAAACATGTCATCGTTTTCAACCTCAAGAATTTTGAGGCCTTCTCTTCATCACACAAGGATTCAACTATTTTACACTAACCGTCcaaattatatctatttatgcAGTAAAGCGATTTATTTATGTCAAATTTTATAAATGAgattacagaaaaaaaaaatatgtttaatttatgTTATAATTTTGAGCTATGAAACTCAGATACTTTTCTTAAATATTGGGGATACTTGTATTGGATACTAACACTCGTATGACATTTGTATAATACGTATTCATGAaatgtcaaattcaaaaagtatttgttggatttcttaAAATTCTAATAcgattctaacataattttaaaaaagaaaaatatattaattttttaaaaacccaaacttattatataaatttttattatgattataaaaataagaaacaaatcattttgaactagTCATGAACAACATTctactccaaaaaataatctgtaACATAGTTGTACAGCTAAATATTtgttgtcaatttatataattcataattatataatatatagatcggTGTCCCCTTGTTCCTgggtcctacattttagagattatacataTCTTCGTGTCCGTGTCAGTGTCTCTGTTATATAGATTTTGAATACGGATTATTTAATGTGTTAGAAATAttctctattttaaaattaacaattttattactgtttttgtttttataagatatttttgaaaattaaaagacGAACATGCATTTAACTTAACATCTCGAGTCTTTAATTATgtgaaattattaaaaacatatcGAAATAAACACATATTCATCTTTAAAactactcttttttttcattcatagTCAATAATTAAGGTAGATAGTTTGTCTTTAAAATcactctttatttttatatataatattaatgttcTCCTACCAAATTCGTTGAGATTAGATTATTAAGGttaattatcatatttataatattaaaaatcattcatatcattacattttttttttaatttatagcAAATGAATTCTTAATTGATGGTATATATTTATTCTATAGTGGTTACGATATTGTATTTTAGGAAGTTATCTGCTAAAATATAGACATTTTCactatttttcttcaatttctaaatatttttaaggcATCTGTCCattatataaaatagaaatctaaaaaaaaatcatactttaATTTAAGGGGTTAGAGTTTTTGGTACCTGTTGTTGCTTTGGGTACATAACTGGGTATagtttaaaatagtttctaaaaacaaaagaaagaacataaatttataataaaaaattagatataTGTAGAGAAGCTTATTGTAAGacccaaaatattttaatataaattttaaaataaatagaaaataaaattgtaaataaagaTTAGaagtttgttttaaatttattcaaaaagaTTGTTTTGTTGAATTACATTACTTTTCAATGTCTTAAATACATGTTTCTATTTTAATGATAGACTTGGCTATTATTTAATCTCATATATTGACCCTCATGAAGAGAAAAGTTTAATAAATTCAATGACAGgtctagaaaaatattttaacgaataaaaatgaataattaatactaataacaACGACTATAtgcatacaaatatatattctaaataAAATCATATGTAGTTCGTCtgaataaaacataaaaaatatcaaatgaattgaaaaaaagaaaagaaaattaggtagtaaatacaaaaattaataactatGGAAACACATGAGAGCAAAGAGTTCAGAATTTCTAAAATTGGGGACACCATATATAAACAATATATGTATAATTATAAATCCTTATGTTACTTTGCTATTAAATAAATCACATTGAAGAAAGTTACTTTATGCTTTTAAGATACATAAGAGTGtaaattgttaaatattatataatatataacttaatgataaattaatgtgttttaaattaACCATTAGTTATTATAAGTTAACTATCTACTATCTGTTtctttaaaacataattatagaATATGATTGTATTAAAGTTGAATATACTGATATGATGCTCTGTTTTAAATATCTACATGTATAAATACgtcttataaaataattttcataacTTACTTTTTAAAGTGTGTTGCAAATTAGATTCAAACACGTTTTTTAATGGTGTGTCTGGATATATGTAATATGTAATGGATATAGACACTCAAATTACATTCATAAAACACATATCGttaaattttttacaattttagtaCAATattaacacaatttaaaaaattatattaattttttaaaaatttaaatttattgtataaatttttattatgattatccTATCAAATCCTTTTGAATTATGTATAAGTAACATCTTTCTCttacatatttatataaatttttattattaatttatataattcttaattatataatatatatccgtatttttatattatattttaaaaattatacagaTTTCCTCTCCGTGTTATATTAATGTATGGGTTACATATATCTATACACCGCTAAGATATATTGAATTCTTTTAATGTATATTTACATAAGAACAATGGatttaaatcattaaataaaacacaAATTAATAGAAACAACAGAGATGCAAATAAGCTATTAAAtccataaataaaatttgtttaattaaatgttttggaTTGCAAACAGTGTCAGAAGGACCAAATTGTGATTCTTGAAGGTGAATTTGCAATAATTTTGTGTGTTTTGATTCAGTGAAAACCAAAGAGAAAGAACACAGGAAACAACAACCTTAACAAAAACATAACTACAGTACAGATGGCATCGTTGGCGACTCATCTGTGCGGTTTCGTGCTCTTCTTCCCGGTTGGCTTTTGCCGGTTACTCTCTTCTACTTCCCTTTACCTTCACAACCCTTCTCACTTCCGCTCCAAGCTCTGGTACTTCTCTGACCCAAAATGGAAGACCTTTGATCTCTACGCTCTCCTCATCGCCCTTCCCATCTTCTCTTTCTCCGagtttttcctcttcttctcgTTTTCCGGCCACCCCACTTACAAATTCTCCCTCTTCCAACAATCCCTCGCCATTTTGGCCTTCTGGCTCTTGACCATTTTGATCATAGTACGTGAACACGTGGGGGGAACGTCGTTGGTGGatgaaagttttgtttttttgtctGGTGGGATTGTTTTCTTGCTGGAGTATTTTGTGATGGGAAAAGGGGTGTCAGGTCTTGCTGGTTCTGTGTATGGTTTTCTGGGAGGGTTGACACTGGTGTGTGCTGGTGCTTGTATTTGCTTGGCGGCTAAGCCTTCGGCCTTTTTTGCCGAGTTTTTGTTGTCTTGTGGATTGGTGTTTAAGGGCACTTGGTTGTTGCAGGTGGGGTTTTCTTTGTACACTGATTTTTTTGGGCTGAAGGGGTGCGGAAAGATGAACTTTTCAGAGCCCCTAAAGGATACTGTTGATGTGCATTGTGATCTTGATGAGGATAGTTTGAGGGGTGTGGCTTTGATGAATTTTTTGTTCACTGTGCATG encodes the following:
- the LOC137827474 gene encoding protein PROTON GRADIENT REGULATION 5, chloroplastic, which gives rise to MATSLSATGCVGSSFYGSWGTSIVGEDYTMLAKSVTSQVRMGRGKPVRLQPMMKNVNEGKGIFAPLVVITRNIVGKKRFNQLRGKAIALHSQVITEFCKSIGADGKQRQGLIRLAKKNGEWLGFLA
- the LOC137827476 gene encoding uncharacterized protein; the protein is MASLATHLCGFVLFFPVGFCRLLSSTSLYLHNPSHFRSKLWYFSDPKWKTFDLYALLIALPIFSFSEFFLFFSFSGHPTYKFSLFQQSLAILAFWLLTILIIVREHVGGTSLVDESFVFLSGGIVFLLEYFVMGKGVSGLAGSVYGFLGGLTLVCAGACICLAAKPSAFFAEFLLSCGLVFKGTWLLQVGFSLYTDFFGLKGCGKMNFSEPLKDTVDVHCDLDEDSLRGVALMNFLFTVHAIGVVVLAVGAFGVVAGNRSLSGEARGPLLSEIESASFRTRALPDLEME